The following are encoded in a window of Helicobacter sp. 'house sparrow 1' genomic DNA:
- a CDS encoding replication-associated recombination protein A yields MKNLAKLLCPDRIEDFVGQEHILSQNSYLSLAIKNRQFPHSFFYGPPGSGKTTLAKIIAKELGQEFLEFNGVDFRLENLRTQLKKLSLISKPVVFIDEIHRLSKTQQEFLLPIMENYQAIIIGASTENPFYTLTQAIRSRSFLFELYPLSNPHLEKILHKALTLHSCEITDDAKRYLIESSNGDARAMLHCLELSILNPPITLEKLKTIRPNYLGDGSSEKNTHYNLISALIKSIRGSDLDASIYYLARLIDGGESADFIARRLVILASEDIGNANPNAINLATSTLVGVSKIGYPEARILLAQCVIYFASSPKSNTAYQAINSALDFVKNNQKASIPKNILPNSKDYLYPHNFGGWVQQEYLSQPLHFVELTQKGFEKTLKEWVEKIKQKQ; encoded by the coding sequence ATGAAGAATCTTGCAAAGTTATTATGTCCAGATAGGATTGAAGACTTTGTAGGACAAGAGCATATCTTATCACAAAATTCTTATCTTTCTTTGGCCATAAAAAATAGACAATTTCCCCATAGTTTTTTTTATGGCCCCCCTGGCAGTGGTAAAACAACACTAGCAAAAATTATAGCCAAAGAGTTAGGTCAGGAGTTTTTAGAATTTAATGGTGTAGATTTTAGATTAGAAAATTTAAGAACACAGCTAAAAAAACTCTCTCTTATCTCAAAGCCTGTTGTTTTTATAGATGAAATCCACCGCTTAAGCAAGACTCAACAAGAATTTTTACTTCCCATAATGGAGAATTATCAAGCTATTATCATTGGTGCAAGCACAGAAAATCCATTTTATACACTTACCCAAGCAATCAGATCACGAAGTTTTTTGTTTGAGCTTTATCCTCTCTCAAATCCCCATCTTGAAAAAATTCTCCACAAAGCTCTTACTTTACATTCCTGTGAAATCACAGATGATGCAAAGCGATATTTAATTGAATCTAGCAATGGAGATGCTAGAGCGATGCTTCATTGCCTAGAACTCTCAATCTTAAATCCTCCCATCACTCTTGAAAAATTAAAAACCATACGACCCAATTATTTAGGGGATGGCAGTAGTGAAAAAAATACGCACTACAATCTTATTTCAGCTCTCATAAAATCTATTAGAGGGAGTGATTTAGATGCTAGTATCTATTATCTTGCACGCCTGATTGATGGTGGAGAAAGTGCAGATTTTATCGCCAGACGCTTAGTAATTTTAGCAAGTGAAGATATAGGAAATGCCAATCCAAATGCGATAAATCTCGCCACATCAACTCTAGTGGGTGTTTCTAAAATTGGTTATCCAGAAGCAAGAATCTTGCTTGCACAATGTGTAATTTATTTTGCAAGCTCTCCAAAATCCAACACAGCATATCAAGCCATTAATTCTGCACTTGATTTTGTAAAAAACAATCAAAAAGCATCCATACCAAAAAATATATTGCCTAATTCAAAAGATTATTTATATCCTCATAATTTTGGTGGTTGGGTACAACAAGAATATTTATCACAACCCTTGCATTTTGTAGAGCTCACTCAAAAAGGATTTGAAAAAACCCTAAAAGAGTGGGTAGAAAAAATTAAGCAAAAGCAATAA
- a CDS encoding ArsS family sensor histidine kinase, translating to MIKNSIFLKITLLFLFALVSFFAFSFYFIRFQMDIESKQVVAKYKQFTTVINHIVTSNGDLNTVEKFLKELGFEVTKDEQIKEILLNYNPLPPVFGGLFAKTIQIKNEIYILLETQDKAVLYKDTYGTNYQTYYFITLVGIFLLVFIFALLIRRLLPLRKLRLQIRKFANGDLNVECKTKQSDEIGELANEFDNAIKKITALSESRFLFLRSIMHELKTPITKGRITAEMVENTLHKERLISVFKRLQILIDGLAKMEQITSKNLNITKEEFLLEDLIEHTKKMLLIDKMEVDPIVLNNPNDVIKADFELFAMAVKNLLDNAIKYSTDKKVYIETKCFDLIISNRGEALKEDFNQYFKPYFRDQHKNTQGGFGLGIYIIKNTLDTQGFNLDYQHENGINYFIIRDCIVENFCVVPKKKTSDQQEEKIETME from the coding sequence ATGATTAAAAACTCAATTTTTTTAAAGATTACTTTATTATTCCTGTTTGCCTTAGTTAGCTTTTTTGCTTTTTCTTTCTATTTTATAAGATTTCAAATGGATATTGAATCTAAGCAAGTCGTAGCAAAATATAAGCAATTTACTACAGTGATTAATCATATTGTAACTAGTAATGGTGATTTAAACACAGTTGAAAAATTTTTAAAGGAGTTGGGTTTTGAAGTCACCAAAGATGAACAGATCAAAGAAATACTACTAAACTACAATCCTCTACCCCCTGTTTTTGGTGGATTATTTGCAAAAACAATCCAAATAAAAAATGAAATCTATATTCTATTGGAAACACAGGATAAGGCTGTCTTATATAAAGATACCTATGGCACAAATTATCAAACCTACTATTTTATTACTCTTGTTGGAATCTTTTTACTTGTTTTTATCTTTGCACTTTTAATCCGAAGATTATTGCCATTAAGAAAATTACGACTTCAAATTAGAAAATTTGCAAATGGGGATCTTAATGTAGAATGCAAGACAAAGCAGTCTGATGAAATTGGAGAATTGGCAAATGAGTTTGATAATGCCATTAAAAAAATTACTGCTTTAAGCGAATCTAGATTCTTATTCTTAAGATCCATTATGCACGAGCTTAAGACCCCCATTACAAAAGGAAGAATTACTGCAGAGATGGTCGAGAATACTCTTCACAAAGAACGATTAATTTCTGTTTTCAAACGGCTTCAAATCCTTATTGATGGACTTGCCAAGATGGAGCAGATTACTTCAAAAAACCTTAATATTACAAAAGAAGAATTTTTGCTTGAAGATTTGATCGAACATACAAAAAAGATGCTTCTGATTGACAAAATGGAAGTAGATCCAATTGTTTTAAATAATCCCAATGATGTAATTAAGGCAGATTTTGAGCTCTTTGCAATGGCTGTTAAAAATCTATTGGATAATGCTATTAAATATAGTACGGATAAAAAAGTATATATAGAAACAAAATGCTTTGATTTGATCATATCCAATAGAGGTGAGGCATTAAAAGAGGATTTCAATCAATACTTTAAGCCCTACTTTAGAGATCAACACAAAAATACACAAGGGGGATTTGGTCTAGGAATTTATATCATCAAAAATACTCTTGATACTCAAGGATTTAATCTAGATTATCAACATGAAAATGGAATAAATTACTTTATAATTCGCGATTGTATCGTAGAAAATTTTTGTGTAGTTCCTAAAAAGAAAACATCAGATCAACAGGAGGAAAAGATTGAAACAATGGAATGA
- a CDS encoding TIGR01212 family radical SAM protein (This family includes YhcC from E. coli K-12, an uncharacterized radical SAM protein.): MRELLTIGRYFKSKFGQRIRKIPISLQGFTCPNIDGSITRGGCIYCRNESFSPSLIKLDKSISTKMNFKITHNPILDLQIKQLKDQFHWHADFHKDKFSIQKYMIYFQSYSNTYAPFETLKAIYDEALKLPNVVGMSIGTRVDCVQDEVLDLLQEYVKNGKEIWIEYGVQSVFEETLKLINRGHGISGIEDLFKQTRKRGIKVCAHLIYGFPKETPEMMLESLRQTLSWGIDGIKIHPLYVLSNTKLAKMYDQGTYIPITLEAYADLVIQSLKIIPEDIVIQRISSGAHHETLIAPKWCFDKNIQMRYIREKLKNIGIKY, translated from the coding sequence GTGAGAGAGCTTCTTACTATTGGAAGATATTTTAAAAGTAAGTTTGGGCAAAGGATTAGGAAAATACCTATTTCATTGCAAGGCTTTACCTGCCCCAATATTGATGGCAGTATTACAAGAGGAGGATGTATTTATTGCAGAAATGAGAGCTTTTCGCCAAGTCTTATAAAACTTGATAAAAGCATTTCAACCAAGATGAACTTTAAAATAACTCATAATCCTATTTTAGATTTACAAATCAAACAACTCAAAGATCAATTTCACTGGCATGCTGATTTTCATAAAGACAAATTTTCTATCCAAAAATATATGATATATTTTCAGTCCTACAGCAACACTTATGCTCCTTTTGAAACACTTAAAGCGATCTATGATGAAGCCTTAAAGCTACCAAATGTTGTAGGTATGAGTATTGGAACTAGGGTCGATTGTGTGCAAGATGAGGTTTTAGATCTACTCCAAGAATATGTCAAAAACGGAAAGGAAATTTGGATTGAATATGGTGTTCAATCTGTTTTTGAAGAAACACTTAAACTCATCAATCGAGGGCATGGAATCTCTGGCATAGAAGATTTATTTAAGCAAACAAGAAAAAGAGGGATTAAAGTTTGTGCTCATTTAATTTATGGATTTCCTAAAGAAACTCCTGAAATGATGTTAGAATCTTTGAGACAAACCCTATCTTGGGGCATTGATGGCATTAAAATTCATCCACTTTATGTGCTCTCAAATACCAAACTAGCAAAAATGTATGATCAAGGAACTTATATACCAATTACTCTTGAGGCTTATGCTGATTTAGTTATACAGTCCTTAAAAATTATCCCTGAAGATATTGTCATTCAAAGAATTAGCTCTGGGGCTCATCATGAAACCTTAATTGCACCAAAATGGTGCTTTGATAAAAATATCCAGATGCGTTATATCAGAGAAAAACTCAAAAATATTGGAATTAAGTACTAG
- a CDS encoding CiaD-like domain-containing protein, giving the protein MELKDLILQTINEFDDENIDVSQGEFPTKKDPNSPTQNQRIDIQIDARFLELLREKTLVLFEGLQSSQTKNLSDKLDLVINYLEYQLSLIDEALQKKI; this is encoded by the coding sequence ATGGAACTAAAAGATCTGATTTTACAAACAATTAATGAATTTGATGATGAAAATATAGATGTATCTCAAGGAGAATTTCCTACTAAAAAAGATCCAAATTCTCCAACTCAAAATCAAAGAATTGACATTCAAATTGATGCAAGATTTTTAGAGCTATTAAGAGAAAAAACTCTAGTGTTATTTGAAGGGTTGCAATCAAGCCAAACAAAAAATCTCTCTGACAAGCTTGACTTGGTTATTAACTATCTAGAATACCAATTATCCCTAATTGATGAAGCTTTACAAAAAAAGATTTAA
- a CDS encoding tetratricopeptide repeat protein has product MFKTLTLASIYELQGFKDEALVIYEEILNKDPNNFEAKQAITRLKKTQKSSIQVNQKAKMFFINARNTEELKTFERWLMQWN; this is encoded by the coding sequence GTGTTTAAGACACTGACACTTGCAAGTATCTATGAACTCCAAGGTTTTAAGGATGAGGCTCTTGTTATTTATGAAGAGATTCTCAATAAAGATCCCAATAATTTTGAAGCAAAACAAGCTATAACAAGACTAAAAAAGACACAAAAGAGTTCTATACAAGTCAACCAAAAAGCCAAAATGTTCTTTATAAATGCTCGTAACACAGAAGAACTCAAGACTTTTGAAAGGTGGTTAATGCAATGGAACTAA
- a CDS encoding DnaJ C-terminal domain-containing protein, with protein sequence MKKSLYETLEISENASPEEIKKAYRKLARKYHPDINKEKDAEEKFKEINAAYEILSDENKKAQYDQFGDSMFGGQNFSDFARNQGNINLDDILSSIFGSSGGFGAGNRSFFGGGFSNFGSFDGFSQSLDVHSSLNIPFKTAILGGKEHIQLQYDSFDIKIPAGIKDGETIRVRGKGKGNGNFRGDLLLKIQIIEDPTYTRDGDNLIKQCDIPLKVALFGGTVSVETLYKEIKLKIPENTKNNQKFRIKELGAKNRKNGQMGDLHLKINVIMPQLQDLSKSLQKKLKEELSDQI encoded by the coding sequence ATGAAAAAAAGTCTTTATGAAACTCTAGAAATATCCGAAAATGCAAGTCCTGAGGAAATAAAAAAAGCCTATAGAAAACTTGCAAGAAAATATCATCCAGACATTAATAAAGAAAAAGATGCCGAAGAAAAATTTAAAGAAATAAATGCTGCTTATGAAATTTTGAGCGATGAAAACAAAAAGGCTCAATATGACCAGTTTGGGGATAGTATGTTTGGGGGACAAAACTTCAGCGATTTTGCTAGAAACCAAGGTAATATTAACCTTGATGATATTCTCTCATCTATTTTTGGAAGTAGTGGTGGATTTGGTGCTGGGAATAGGAGTTTTTTTGGGGGTGGTTTCAGTAACTTTGGAAGTTTTGATGGTTTTTCTCAAAGTCTTGATGTTCATAGTAGTCTTAATATCCCCTTTAAAACTGCAATTCTTGGAGGGAAAGAACATATTCAATTACAATATGATAGTTTTGACATCAAAATACCTGCGGGTATTAAAGATGGGGAAACTATCAGAGTAAGGGGTAAGGGCAAGGGAAATGGGAACTTTAGAGGTGATTTATTGTTAAAAATCCAAATCATTGAAGACCCCACTTATACAAGAGATGGGGATAATCTTATCAAACAATGTGATATACCTCTTAAAGTTGCCCTATTTGGTGGAACTGTTAGTGTAGAGACACTCTATAAAGAAATTAAGCTCAAAATTCCAGAGAATACTAAAAATAATCAAAAATTTAGAATCAAGGAATTAGGTGCTAAAAATCGAAAAAATGGGCAAATGGGAGATCTTCATCTTAAGATAAATGTTATAATGCCACAACTACAAGATCTTTCCAAATCTCTACAAAAAAAGTTAAAAGAAGAATTGTCAGATCAAATTTAA
- the hemB gene encoding porphobilinogen synthase codes for MFARPRRLRLKEKVRDLVSETRLDLKDFIYPLFVIEGSNTKNPIASMPDIFQMSIDHILQECESLQELGIYHILLFGIPEHKDNCGSEALSDRGIVARTIQNIKKQFPKMVISADLCFCEYTDHGHCGILDSKLQTVDNDATLELLGQQAIILANSGADIIAPSAMMDGMVLTIRNYLDKAGFYHIPIMSYSTKFASAYYGPFRDIAQSAPSFGDRKSYQEDYRNRREAILESLNDEAQGADILMVKPALAYLDIIRDIRERTLLPLAVYNVSGEYAMLKLAGKNGLIDYQQAMLETLTSFKRAGADIIISYHTKELALLMQKNK; via the coding sequence ATGTTTGCAAGACCAAGAAGACTAAGATTAAAGGAAAAAGTGAGAGATCTTGTATCAGAAACACGACTAGATTTAAAAGATTTTATTTATCCTTTATTTGTTATTGAAGGTAGTAATACTAAAAATCCCATTGCATCTATGCCTGATATTTTTCAAATGAGCATAGATCATATTCTTCAAGAATGTGAAAGTCTCCAAGAATTGGGAATTTATCATATTTTACTATTTGGAATCCCAGAACATAAAGATAATTGCGGAAGTGAGGCATTAAGCGATAGAGGGATTGTTGCTAGAACTATCCAAAATATAAAAAAACAATTTCCAAAAATGGTTATTAGTGCGGATTTATGCTTTTGTGAATACACAGATCACGGACATTGTGGAATTTTAGATTCCAAACTTCAAACAGTAGATAATGATGCAACACTTGAATTACTAGGACAGCAAGCCATTATTCTTGCAAATAGTGGAGCAGATATCATTGCACCTAGCGCAATGATGGATGGTATGGTTCTTACAATTAGAAACTATCTTGATAAAGCTGGATTTTATCATATTCCCATTATGAGCTATTCTACAAAGTTTGCAAGTGCATATTATGGACCATTTCGAGATATTGCACAATCTGCCCCTAGCTTTGGAGACAGAAAAAGCTATCAAGAAGATTATAGAAATCGCAGGGAAGCAATCTTGGAAAGCTTAAATGATGAAGCACAGGGGGCTGATATCCTTATGGTTAAACCTGCCCTAGCCTATTTAGATATCATCCGAGACATTAGAGAAAGAACCTTACTACCTCTTGCAGTTTATAATGTGAGTGGTGAATATGCGATGCTAAAACTTGCAGGAAAAAATGGATTGATTGATTATCAGCAAGCAATGCTAGAAACACTCACTAGTTTTAAAAGAGCTGGAGCTGATATCATCATTAGCTATCACACTAAAGAACTAGCATTACTAATGCAAAAAAATAAATAA
- the rpsU gene encoding 30S ribosomal protein S21 — MPGIKVRENESFDEAYRKFKKQTDRNLVVTECRARRFFESQTEKKKKQKINAKKKMLKRLYMLRRYESRL; from the coding sequence GTGCCTGGCATTAAAGTAAGAGAAAACGAAAGCTTTGATGAAGCATATCGCAAGTTTAAGAAGCAAACAGATCGCAATCTTGTGGTGACAGAATGTCGAGCAAGAAGATTTTTTGAATCTCAAACTGAGAAGAAGAAAAAGCAAAAGATTAATGCAAAGAAGAAGATGCTTAAGCGATTATATATGCTTCGCAGATATGAATCTAGGCTATAA
- the purF gene encoding amidophosphoribosyltransferase has translation MKQWNEECAVVGVYNVKNSALKSYYALFAMQHRGQEASGISSSDGTKIYTHKGNGLVTEIFNEKNLQNLVGMSSIGHNRYSTAGKDSSGDAQPIFAKYSLGEISVVHNGNLTNAKMIRSELIKNGAIFQSHLDTENLIHLIAQNKKEKLLERIIDSLKIIDGAYALVFLSRTKMFAVRDPYGLRPLCLGKITNEDGSIGYIVASESCAFDLIGAEYIREIEAGEMVIFEGLGEKYISPPKSIQVLKPKKYPCVFEFIYFARPDSKVFGKNVYEIRKNMGRELAREYKLQADMVIPVPDSGVAAAIGYAKESGIDFELGIIRNHYVGRTFIEPSQSLRELKVRLKLNPIAELIKDKEIIVIDDSVVRGTTSKQIVKILRLAGAKKIHLLISAPQTISPCYYGVDTPNSDELICANYSLEEVRNFIGADTLGFLSLKGLSKSLGEPNSSFCQACFDKNYIDDYTRGNQ, from the coding sequence TTGAAACAATGGAATGAAGAGTGTGCTGTTGTAGGAGTTTATAATGTCAAAAACTCTGCATTAAAAAGCTATTACGCTCTTTTTGCAATGCAACACAGAGGTCAAGAAGCTAGTGGTATTAGCTCCAGTGATGGGACAAAAATCTATACACATAAGGGAAATGGTCTAGTCACAGAAATTTTTAATGAGAAGAATCTGCAAAATCTTGTTGGAATGTCTAGTATTGGGCACAACCGCTATTCTACTGCAGGAAAAGATTCTAGTGGTGATGCTCAACCTATCTTTGCAAAGTACAGTCTTGGAGAAATTTCTGTTGTGCATAATGGAAATCTTACAAATGCAAAAATGATACGCTCAGAATTAATCAAGAATGGAGCAATCTTTCAAAGCCATCTTGATACAGAAAATTTAATTCATCTGATCGCTCAAAACAAAAAAGAAAAACTCTTAGAAAGGATTATAGATTCTTTAAAGATAATTGATGGAGCTTATGCTCTTGTTTTTTTATCTAGAACAAAAATGTTTGCAGTTAGAGATCCTTATGGACTGCGCCCACTATGCCTTGGAAAGATTACAAATGAAGATGGAAGCATTGGTTATATTGTGGCTAGCGAAAGCTGTGCCTTTGATCTCATAGGAGCAGAATACATTAGGGAGATTGAAGCAGGGGAAATGGTTATCTTTGAGGGATTGGGTGAAAAATATATCTCTCCTCCAAAATCCATACAAGTTTTAAAACCAAAGAAATATCCCTGTGTCTTTGAGTTTATTTATTTTGCAAGACCTGATAGCAAGGTCTTTGGAAAAAATGTCTATGAAATTAGGAAAAATATGGGCAGAGAGCTTGCAAGAGAATATAAATTACAAGCTGATATGGTAATACCTGTTCCTGATAGTGGAGTTGCAGCAGCAATTGGATATGCAAAAGAAAGTGGAATTGATTTTGAATTAGGCATCATTAGAAACCATTATGTAGGCAGAACTTTTATTGAACCCTCACAGAGTTTAAGAGAGCTTAAGGTAAGATTAAAACTAAATCCAATTGCTGAATTAATAAAGGATAAAGAAATTATTGTGATTGATGATTCTGTGGTTAGGGGAACAACAAGCAAACAAATTGTTAAGATTTTAAGGCTTGCTGGCGCAAAAAAAATCCATCTCCTAATCAGTGCTCCTCAAACAATATCTCCTTGTTATTATGGAGTAGATACACCAAATAGCGATGAGCTTATCTGCGCAAATTATTCTCTTGAAGAAGTAAGAAACTTTATTGGGGCTGATACACTTGGATTTTTATCTCTTAAAGGACTTTCAAAAAGTCTTGGGGAACCAAATAGTAGCTTCTGTCAAGCCTGTTTTGATAAAAATTACATCGATGATTATACAAGAGGCAATCAGTGA
- a CDS encoding YebC/PmpR family DNA-binding transcriptional regulator produces MGRAFEYRRAAKEKRWDKMSKIFPKLAKAITVAAKEGGLDPMMNAKLRTAIANAKAQNMPRDNIEAAIKRASGKDGIFSEITYEGKASNGVLIFIECTTDNPTRTIANLKSYFNKTPNASIVPNGSLEFMFSRKSVFEFQKPQQDIEEVELELIDYGLQELIEVEDSDEKLFIAYGDYQDFGKLNEGFEKLEIPIKKASLQRIPNNPINLTEEQLNEIEKLLDRIEEDDDVQAIYTNIE; encoded by the coding sequence ATGGGAAGAGCATTTGAGTATAGAAGAGCAGCTAAAGAAAAAAGATGGGATAAGATGAGTAAGATTTTTCCAAAGCTTGCTAAGGCAATAACTGTTGCTGCAAAAGAGGGTGGCTTAGATCCAATGATGAATGCAAAGCTTCGAACAGCCATAGCTAATGCAAAAGCACAAAATATGCCAAGAGATAATATAGAAGCTGCCATCAAAAGAGCTAGTGGAAAAGATGGAATATTTAGTGAAATTACATATGAGGGAAAAGCCAGCAATGGTGTTTTAATCTTTATTGAATGCACTACAGATAATCCAACAAGAACTATTGCAAATCTTAAAAGTTATTTTAATAAAACACCCAATGCTAGCATTGTTCCAAATGGATCACTTGAATTTATGTTCTCTAGAAAAAGTGTGTTTGAGTTTCAAAAACCTCAACAAGATATTGAAGAAGTTGAGCTTGAACTTATTGATTATGGACTCCAAGAACTCATAGAAGTGGAAGATTCTGATGAAAAATTATTTATTGCCTATGGTGATTATCAAGATTTTGGAAAATTAAATGAGGGGTTTGAAAAATTAGAAATTCCTATCAAAAAAGCTTCATTGCAACGCATTCCCAATAATCCAATCAATCTTACAGAAGAACAACTCAATGAAATAGAAAAACTCTTAGATAGAATTGAGGAAGATGATGATGTGCAGGCTATTTATACCAACATTGAATAA
- the fabG gene encoding 3-oxoacyl-ACP reductase FabG, whose amino-acid sequence MQFYGKNVLITGASKSIGADIARILASYGLKVWINYRSKPELAEALKDEIEKNGGKAAIICFDATDEAAFSEAIAMIVQSDGELSYLVNNAGITNDKLALRMKVEDFMGVVDANLKSSFIGCREALKVMSKQKFGSVVNIASIIGERGNAGQTNYAASKGGMIAMSKSFAYEGASRNVRFNCVTPGFVQTDMTAELKEDVKEYYLKNIPLGRFASGVEIANAVAFLLSNGASYITGEVLKVNGGLYM is encoded by the coding sequence ATGCAATTTTATGGTAAAAATGTGCTGATTACTGGTGCAAGTAAAAGTATTGGAGCTGATATTGCAAGAATTTTGGCATCATATGGGCTAAAAGTATGGATTAACTATAGAAGTAAGCCAGAATTAGCAGAGGCCTTGAAGGATGAAATTGAAAAAAATGGAGGAAAGGCTGCAATTATTTGTTTTGATGCTACCGATGAAGCTGCCTTTAGTGAGGCAATTGCAATGATTGTGCAAAGTGATGGAGAATTGTCATATTTGGTAAATAATGCAGGAATCACAAATGATAAGCTAGCACTGCGAATGAAAGTAGAAGATTTCATGGGAGTGGTTGATGCGAATTTGAAATCTAGCTTTATTGGCTGTAGAGAAGCTTTGAAAGTAATGAGTAAGCAGAAATTTGGTAGTGTAGTAAATATCGCATCCATTATAGGTGAAAGAGGAAATGCTGGTCAAACTAATTATGCAGCTAGTAAGGGCGGTATGATTGCTATGAGTAAATCATTTGCATATGAGGGTGCTTCTAGAAATGTTAGATTTAACTGCGTAACACCAGGATTTGTTCAAACAGATATGACAGCAGAATTAAAAGAAGATGTTAAGGAATATTATCTTAAAAATATACCGTTGGGTCGTTTTGCAAGTGGTGTGGAAATTGCAAATGCAGTTGCATTTTTACTAAGTAATGGGGCAAGCTATATTACAGGAGAGGTGTTAAAGGTAAATGGTGGTTTATATATGTAG
- a CDS encoding heat shock protein transcriptional repressor HspR — MYSYDEPVYLISVVAKILEIHPQTLRQYEKEGLIEPGRTDGKMRLYSQRDIDKIKTILRLTRDMGVNLAGVDIILRLKEKLDELDSINEELRNNFQKKSQNSGNIGVKQNSYEVILFRKNK, encoded by the coding sequence ATGTATAGTTATGATGAACCTGTTTATCTAATTAGTGTAGTTGCTAAAATTTTAGAAATCCATCCACAAACACTAAGACAATATGAAAAGGAAGGGTTAATTGAACCAGGAAGAACTGATGGGAAAATGAGGCTTTATTCTCAACGCGATATTGATAAAATCAAAACAATCTTAAGACTCACTAGAGATATGGGTGTAAATCTTGCAGGAGTAGATATTATCTTAAGATTAAAAGAAAAGCTTGATGAATTAGATAGTATTAATGAAGAACTTCGTAATAATTTCCAAAAAAAGTCACAAAATAGTGGCAATATTGGTGTAAAACAAAATTCCTATGAAGTTATTTTATTTCGTAAAAATAAATGA
- the arsR gene encoding acid response regulator transcription factor ArsR codes for MLNILMIEDDMELAEILSEFLEQHGVKVTNYDEPYTGMSALATHNYDLLLLDLTLPNLDGLEVCKRVAKQKNIPIIISSARSDLDDKVKALEYGADDYIPKPYDPQELLARIHSLLRRYNKKEVKSEQKDKDNIFRIDKESRDVYFKDKKIDLTRAEYEILTLLISKKGHVFSREAIAIESESINPESSNKSIDVIIGRLRAKIEDNPKKPQYIISVRGVGYKLEA; via the coding sequence ATGCTAAATATATTAATGATCGAAGATGATATGGAGTTGGCAGAAATCTTAAGCGAGTTTTTAGAGCAACATGGCGTGAAAGTAACAAATTATGATGAGCCATATACTGGTATGAGTGCTCTAGCAACGCATAATTATGACCTTTTATTACTTGATTTAACTCTGCCTAATTTAGATGGCCTAGAAGTATGTAAGAGAGTGGCTAAGCAAAAAAATATCCCTATTATAATCTCATCAGCAAGAAGTGATCTAGATGATAAAGTTAAAGCATTAGAATATGGTGCGGATGATTATATTCCAAAGCCTTATGATCCTCAAGAACTTTTAGCAAGAATCCATTCTCTTTTAAGACGCTATAACAAAAAAGAAGTAAAAAGTGAGCAAAAAGACAAAGATAATATTTTTAGAATTGATAAAGAAAGTAGAGATGTGTATTTCAAAGACAAAAAAATTGATTTGACTCGTGCAGAATATGAAATCCTTACGCTTTTAATCAGCAAAAAAGGTCATGTGTTTTCACGAGAAGCAATCGCAATTGAATCTGAATCTATTAATCCTGAAAGCTCAAATAAGAGCATAGATGTTATTATCGGGAGATTACGAGCAAAAATAGAAGATAATCCAAAAAAACCACAATATATAATTTCTGTGAGAGGTGTTGGGTATAAGCTAGAAGCCTAA